GTGatcaaaaaagtacaaaaatagGCACTCGCGTTAAGAATAGTACGCAACTGCACGCCCTTTCAGGCTATCACAATCAAACTAATTTTAGCTCATCTTTTAAGTTTTTTAAGTCTGCAAACTAAATGCTGCTGCCCCGAGGTGCTGGAGAAAAAACGAAGCTCTCAGTACTTTGCCATCAAAGTATGAAGCTGCACTGCTTCCAGCTCTGCAAATAAGTGGTTATGTATTCTCCTTTTTAGCCCAAGCTCCACCGTCTTACAACGATCCAGAGGTAAAGTAAAATCAGCAGccaatttatatttatattataccAGTTCTCTTAACTGTAggcttatttactttttttgttcaatattttgTCATAAATAATAGGAAAATGTATAGATTTCTATAAATTAAAGTGGAACAAGCTCACCGCCTTTACGCATACAGACTGTTTATGCCCACGTTGGAAATAACCCTGTGACAGGGCCattcaaaaacaggaaaacccCTAAAATTCACTCAAAATGAGAAGGCGCGAGTGAAGATTATGCTTGGATGTGGAAGATTAATGTTTTAAACATCTGCATAATGAATGCGTCTGGGTCTCAACGGCAGACTGCTGGAGGAGGGGAAGTTGGAGGCTGCAGAGGAGCATAAGCAGAGGATTGAACAGCTGCAGAGAGACAGACGGAGAGTCCTGGATGAGAACAATGCAACACATCAGCCTAAATTTTTCAGGTACCCTGAGTATCTTAGCTTAAAACTTTCTCACCTAGAAAGTCACTTATGGAAAAGTGACCACATCTCCGCTCCTAATGGTGAAACACAACTTGTAAATCTGTCGTTGACAGTGTTAATTGCAGTTGTGCGTCTTTTCTGTCTCCACAGGAAGGCACAGGACGATACCTGGGTGAGCAACAACACGTACTGGGAGCTGAGGAAAGACCCTGGCTTTGCCCATGTAGATTTCCCTACACTGTGGTGACCGTGTGCTGCAGATCATACAAACATTTGGACCTGCACAGCCTCTACTGTGATTTGTGATCCAGACTGGTTCTGGTGATGTCTGTATCTCATTCTGACCATCCACATTCTGTACTGGAGTTCATCAGAGTTATTGCCTTAATAGCAAGTGCTTATCTGAGTTGtataaacacatttatgcaAACATATTATGAGAATGTTGCTCAATTTGCAGTAggccaatttcatttttttgcctGCATTCCACATATTATGTTGTGCTAAACCACTTAAACTAAGAAAAGGAAAGATCCTTGGTATGAAGGATGAGAAGAAGAGTTTCATAGTTTATCTACACTAGCTTAAAATGTACTGATCAACTGGTTATGTTGGTTGTTGTCTTACCATGGACATTCTCTACCTCTGAGATAAACTAGCCTCGCTACGCCATTGATTCAGTGTAAACATCCGATATTTATTCTGCATCTGCCTGATGCCTTACTGGTTGTACTCAAacttgtttaatttattttgttgtacctgccagatgtttaaaaaaataaaacaaaagtctaTGTTTCGTAAGGAATTCTTGCTAACAAAATATTGTGCAAGCGATCTCCGAATCCTTACTGAAGTGATTTTTCTGTCCGTTATGAGTAATTACTGCTTTTCGctatgaatgtgtgaatgattgTGCAACTATGAGCAGCTGTAGCAAACTCAGTCATATCTTTTTCACTTTATTCAGCACACCATTGTCTCTATGGACCCTGGGCTTTGGGaccaaaaaaaaagggaaaagaaatgtCCAAAAACTATGCTCCATGAGCTCAAATAAAAtttctgattgttttcttttttgttgagtcttttgtgattgtttgttcaaaaacactgaaagcaaATAGACAGTTGAAATAATTCCCTCTCATCTCAGATGATGAGTTGGCAGGTAGATAGCCTGATTATAATTTTGGTGCATAAAGGAAAAATGCAATTAATTTTAAACATGATGGGTCAGGAATGCCACACGAAAATGCCATTTAGGAAGCTATGAAAAGCAATTGGGGTATAAACACTAGGTTTACTGGGAATGTGAAGCAGTTCCCTGCTTCTTACTATACATATTCCTTAAGTGAAGTAGCAACTCTTAAAGGACTGGTAAAAGATCATCTGCTAAATTATAGAATTTTTTGCTCGTGGCTGCACTTCATCCCTTTATAATTTTCTTGGCTTTATGGGTTAAATCTCAGTGCCATCTAAATGGAAACCTGTGCATGATACTTTCCAATGAATATCCTGCAGTATACAGTAGATATGTTGCTACGTTTCACAAGTGTTGAGTGAATTGTTCCAATCACTTTAGAAACAGCCGTATGTGTTTGACGACGATTCGTGTTTATGGCTTGTTTTTGCCCGTCCTGCTAAGCAATGACCAGAGTTCAAGGTTAATGAGCAATTATGGAGCCGTGCAACAAGTAAAGGTTATCATTTATAAATAACGAATGCAGGAATGTTGTGAGAGTCATGTTGATGAAAAGAGTAAGATACCGCTAGTGATCCTTAGAGCCTGTCTGCATTTTTGACATCCTACAATATGATAAATGACTTTGAAAAAGGGCTTCTTGAGTCCACCtattctcttttgttttctttttttttttttactctaataATTCACTGTAGTATAGTTTGtttgtattctttttctttgttttgtttgttaatccACGCTAGCGAACATGGGCTCATCAGATTGCTGGGTTATCTTAAACAGCCGCTAGGTGGCGACAAATGCAAATGAAAGCGGACTACTGATAATCTGTTTTTACAAAAATCCCCTATAAAATATTGTCACTGGTCAAATAGGACTGAATAAATTATAATGCAGAGCAGTAGATACATCAATGCAGTGTAATTAAGATACTTGTAAAATaggttatttctttattttatatatatatagtcccTACATAAATCCAGTTGACAATTTACCAGTACAAGCAAATATAGAAgagacattattattattattattattattattattattattattattattattattattattattattattattataagctgGATTGTAAGCGTACAGGAAGAAAGGCCATATATGCCATATATGTTTCGGCCTCTCCTACCGTGCAGAGGGCGGAGCCTTTTGTCCAAAACAAAGAGTGCAGGAAACCAGGCTGAGCTACTACAGAGGAACTGACTCCTGTAAAAGTCTGACCACTGGGGAGTTTCTCTTGCAGGTCACCAATAAAGCGAAGACTCCGTGGAAGCGGTAGGTGGAAAATTagccagattaaaaaaaaaaactagcatATTTCGTCTTATCTACAGTGACTGCTGTACCGATGGACTTTCGGTTTCCATAATAACCGGTGCTTTGATTGTTGTCGTGCAGCCTGGaggttttaaatgtaaagagcTGTATGGTGTCTACTATGTTTTTGCTTGAAATGAGTACAGTGGCTGAAGTAGgaagtttatttgtgtttagtcCTAAGGAGGAGCTCACATGGGTGAGGTCTTCTGTAGCTGTGTAGTAAACGCCTCCCCTCTCTTCTCTCGCTTTCAAAGCTTTATCCAGCCGAAAGATGTTTGCTCTGGCTACCAGAAACTTTGTGGAGGAGGTGGAAGATAACGGGTCCCTGATCCCAGTGACCAGCCTGAATGACACCATTGCTCTCCTGACGGTGGTGGTGAAGCGCAGGCGTTTCTGGTGCTGGCAAAAGTCCAAATATCTTCCCACtgattttaatctcaatgatATACTAACAGGAGACACACCCATAAAGCCAGGTAAACCTCAAAAGCAGCACGAAAATGGCCGCATGTGTCACAGTTTACTCTCCCGAGATCACagaaatttgattttttttttaatatatttatttaccttttgCAGTTGTGGTTGAGACAGACTTCATCAAATACAGCGGGAGATTTAGTGACAACATTCAGGGAACTGTGGATGCAAATTTTTCCAAATACAGCATTAAACTTCAGGGTGAAGACTCATCCAAACTCCAGTCATCTTTTGGAAGCTTGAAGAAAGAGGAGATTGATATGCAGAAGTTGCTGCAAGACTCAAAAGACAAGTTGGTTCACAATCTGTACCTGGTGTCACATGTAAAGTTGTTTCAAACACTCTAAACATCACCTGCCGATCAGCATGTTAAAGATCGCATTGGTGATCTTTGTCCAGCTGTAAAGTTTCACACAAAACACGATGCCCGGTTGAATATTAACGCAAGAAAAGATGATGTAGGATAAGTCACAATAAAATTTTGTTTCCAAGAATGTTCCTGGTGAAACTCACCACATTTTTCTTGTGTTAGGGTTCTGGACATGTCCCACTGTCTAATCCAGCAGACAAAGGAGAAGCAAAGACGGGTATTTGGGATTGTAAAGGATCGTATTGTAACCACTCAACCCTGTTCAGTCATAGAGGAGGTGCAGCAGGGAGGACAGTGTGGGGGAAATCTGAGCACCTGTGGCCCCAAGATGACTAAGGTACAATATCAAACCTCGTATCAGACCTAATAGTTGCTGGTATTTAGGGTTCGGTCAGTTTTTAAAGTTGCTAATACATTCCTATATTAAGTCAATAAGCTAAGTTCACAATACAAAATTCATAGGTCCTGTTGCCAGGTGAGCAATACATGTGCTGCTTTTACCCGGATGAGTTTCAGATCTGCGTGTGCCAGCTTTGCGTGTACATTTTGAAAGCAGAAGAGAATAAGAAGAAGTGGAATAAATCTTGCCCACTATGCATGAAACAGTTGCATTGTGGTTCCTCTTCAGAATTCGGGTCCTTCATTTATCCTCGGTTTTTCCTCTTCATTTCCAGAAATCAAAACTGGGAATTTATTGTTTATGTTCTAGctacatacagtactgtgccaAGGTCTCCAGACAGACTTGACATTCAAGGCTCTtccttggatgttggctgcctttttttctgttttctgccaGGATGATcctacactgcttcaataacgtTGATGTCCGGGCTCTGAAGAGGCCAGTCCTTTTTGTCCTCCACTGGTCCAGTttccttagattttttttaaggacacggCACACCATACTGAGATGTGCCAAGCCTTCCACTAATAGCTCTTGGGTATCACCCTGTGTATGTCAAATTGTGTTATCTTTGATATATTTCCTACATTTAaccaaagaaatgggaacagatTATGTGCTTTAACAGGCTGTTAGTAACAAAGTtattaaaggctttttttttaattaaagatggATTCAGTTGTAaatgttaagtggcttaaaaaaaataaagtaaataaataaataaaattcctCTGAAGGGTCAGGTATAAGgattggaatgaaaatgagtgaaaaagcagccagtgtccaaagaaaaactatcAAAAGAcattcagaaagcctggagaactgttgcataagaccactttaaaaaaaaaaatcacaaaaaaagtgTGACTCCTTGGACCTAAAACTCAAGACCTTTGCAAAGTACTGTAGTTAAAACTATATCTTATATTAAATTCCACTATAAccttaaagaaaatattgaatCTTTTAATAATTCTTTAAAGTAGATTAATATTTGTGACACTCACTGAGGAATTTTGTTGCCATTTGTTCTGATTCGGTGTTCctgtttcttcagtttttattgAAGGAGAACGCAAGCTTGGGCAATGACAGTGACATTACCATGGAGATTCCTACCAACACTCCAATAGCCTATAGCCTTATAGAACTAAAGATCAAACACGATGGACAATATGGTGAGAAGTCATTCATTGTATTTGTAGAGTAACTGTCTTACTTCATGTTAATTTAACAAGAACTGATAAACTCAAAGTTATATTTAGTAATTGCAGGATCAGCATCATTAGTTCTAGGCTATTGTTGGAAATATCCATGTTCTGTCTCCTTGAACTATCACGTGCATTTTCCACAGAGCTGTGTGTATTGTCAGGCACCAATGGAGGCTTTGATAAAGTTGATGGTACTGCTAGAATGAAAGACCAGCCGTCTACTTCAGGAGCTCCTGCACATTCATCTGACAATAGCTGCCTTCAACAAGGTAAATCACTGTTTTCGCCTCAGATTTCTTACCTTTTCCAGCAAAAAAACACACGATTGCATGCAGAGAAATGTCCTGCACACCAGAGCTGTAGAGCACATCAGGTTAGTATTTGTTTCTAAGGTTTTGTCACCACAGTGGAAAGTTTCCATGCATTATTACACTATAACTGAGCAACCGAGATCAAATGTTAGACTGAAAATGAGAGCATGTGATTGGCTAGTCTGTATGACCAATTCTTATATATTGCATTCTGCTCTTTCCTCCGTGGATAgcttctctctctgcttttcattctttcccataACGCCAGAGTTATGGATATATCTGacagctctgtgtttttttacagtgttcCTTATGTTCTAAAAAGGACGCTCCTACAAATACTTGCAAAACTAACTGTGTCCACTCTTTGCAACAGAgccttgaatttttttttggcCTTAGATTCTTTGAAAAGGGCTCTATAAAAATAcaggttattattatttttaataatattatttttattagtagtagtattagtatTAAAAGTCTACCGTTGGGATTTAATATAGaggtgcagtgttagttttacaGCTGAAAGGTGTGAACGCGGATATTTTGGTGGCTAGCCTTGTTGCCTATTCATATTTATAGGAGTTTCATCTTGATAGCACAAAATTTAAGGAGAAACATACAATTATACTTCACAAGGATTTGTGGCATACAGTTTAGCTCTAAATTTAATGCTGTAAAAAGCATGTCTTACTTTGGTTTGAGGATTTTTGATAGTTGGAGCGTTCATTTATTGGGAACGAGGGGGAAATGTTATGAGAACTGGGTTTCAGGTTTTTGTCACATTTCTACATAAAGCTCGGTACATAATTAAAAAATCTCTGCATGTTTTTTCTCAGCAGTGCGCACACAGTTATTTTCATATAGTTTCCTTTTGATTAATGCCAGAATCTTaaaatatgtaatatatattaCCTTTACTTGTAGCTTCATGGCCACAGTAATATTTTCATTAACACAAGTATGAATCAGGATATGACTATAAAGGGTTTTGTGTTCCTCTACACATTGACATCACTCACTCCGTCATACTCCTTCATTGGGTGTGCTCGTTTTTCAGCCACTAATTTGCGCTGCTCTAGGCATGTAGTTATTGAAATGAACCAACTACATATTTGTATATAAATCAGCACATTATTAGTAAACTATCCACTTTCATGGGTGTACTTTTGTTAATGCAGATTCTTTGGTTCTTTGGCAAAAAATGGCATTTGCTTATTCTGTGTTGCGCTCCAGCAGCACCACACCTCTGCTGTATTCAAGTCAAAGGGTCTCAAAGATAAGAGACCTTGCTGCATCTTATCAGAAGGGTGTTAAACGTATTTGTAAACACAGTTTTGACCTATATTAAAAGGGTACAATACAGTACAGTTTACTCTTTAGTTTGCTATGGAAGTTATGTACTGACTGTATGATTTTATTGGGTGGAATTTTGAATCAGGACTTAACCTGCTTGGAATAAGCCAAGATAATAGTTTTGCATTCACTGGCCACAGCATGCATGCGtgtattgactttttttttaaaatagcatGTATATACACATGCAGTGTTTTATTAGCTTCTACATATTGTTGTGGTTTACATCATCATAATCTCAGTTAACCTTTTTAACGTGCTCCGGGAGAATGTTTTATCTTTGACAGTGAATGACAAACTGTccttatttttctgtcttcagaACTAGACCAACTGAGCGATCATTTCCAGCTGCTTTCAGCTCTTCCGGCATCCACCAGGTCCGCTCTGCTACAGCAGATTACAAAACTTTTGCAGGACCAGATCACCATTAGTGCACTTCAGGATGTGGTAAGAGGAACGAAGAGGTCTGGGCACTGGCACTGCACATTCACTAAAAGAAAATGGACATAATGAAATTCAGTTCCGTTCCGTTTAAAGTCTGACctgtctccttctctgtctcaGCTAGAGCAGATGTGCGTGGATAAGGGATCTGCCTCAGTTGACTTTAAAACAACAGCGTCTCAAAAACAGAATTTCCAGGCAATTCTGGATCTTTTAGAGCAGTCTAGTCAAGAGGAAccaactgaaaaaagccaatCCACATCGCTTCACACAGCCCTTCACCTCTTAATCAGTGCATTGGATGGTGAGAAAATTTGTACTCTACAGTCATTACTTGTGGATTTCTTTTCATATACTAGAGACCTAGTATACCCACTTCATGCACACTGCAAGTTCTAAAAACTTAATGCAGGTTCCTTCATCATGCgtctgttttgtctttcagaGATGACAAATGATTGTCTTGCTGCCTTGGAAATGTGCTGCAGCCCTGCAGTGTTGGGGATATTGGAGCTACTGGTTAGTAAATCCTCTTTTTTATAAAATGGCACAACATGTTAAGCAGGTGTTTCTTTGTAAATTAAACATTGCACATTAAGTCAGCTGCCCCTTATGAATCTCTCAACACCTGTTCCAGGTGCAGTGTGCATCAAAAAATGGAGAGTTGCCTCTGAGCGCCGAAGCGTCGTCTGTACTGACAGAGGCCATCTATGGAAAGATCGAACATCTGTTTGCCTCCTGTAATGTGTCCCTGCGGAGAAATGGGGACATGGTGAAGGCAGAAATAAACAAGCAGCCAGGAAATCCTCTGGTCCTGTGTATCGTGATTCGAAGTCTTGCCTCATTAGCTCAGGGTGTTTGAACTGAAACCTGCTTTACAGCCACCAGAAACAAGTGTCACAGTGGAATTAGGTAAATGGAAACATGTAAAtaattctttttgttattttaatagaATATTTTAAGGGGTGCTACATGACCAAGAAGTCATTCTAAAAATACTGAATACTTGATCTGGACTCATATGTGATTActcaatgtgtttaaaaaaaataataataataataatgaattaataGTCAGACTTGATTTTTATGtgaataaatatgcaaaattgtatctatttttttgtaactttgGCAGTTTCcttcaaataaaaaatgattttgagCTGTTGTGTCTgattgtataaaaaaaattatgaaccATACTATAAAATTATCATGGGTGTGGTGCTTAGCACAATCCTTTCCCAGCAGAGGTTTCGGGTCTGTATCCCGGTTGAAGCCTCCCTGTGCAGAACATATTCCTTGGAATGTGAGATTATATAGTCGTTACAACTTAATTCACATCTAAGTGCGCAAAAAGAAGCGATAACCtaaatatggtcatctcaggcacacagctTGCAGCAATATCCCTATAGACAAATCTATTATGCTCCTGGTTCTGATTATGTTGGGCATtctcatggaaaaaaaaacatgctttgtCTCTCAAACTACCatcatgttttattattaacatCTTATTAACAGTATATAATTATGTCATCATCACTAAGATTGTATTCAAATCAATTGTTCTGAGCAATAACTGTTTCTCAAACATGGACTGATCACATTCTTTGACAATATTATAGCAGTAACATTTCAGGTTATTTTTACTCTCAGATCAATTATTAATTCTCCAATGAGCTCCATCTTCAGGATCTTTGACGCTCATAACACAAACCTCATTCTGCACCACCCTGGCTTGtgtacatttaaactttttgtgTCATTTGCTACTACATACACTTTTGATTTTTAATATGCCTGAATGTAGCATGTTTGTCGGCAAGTTTGCTTAAAGAAACACACCTAAAACACAGCGGATCATTAGAAAACACCAGTTATTTATTTGACATCTGAAAATACATCTTATGTGAAATCttgtaaaatataattttataagtaaatatgaattttatttaaaactgttAAATTTTAGTACATATCACATCAAAAGGGATGTTTCACTGAGGTGCAGTACCCTGTTTGAGAGTCCTGTGGAAAGTCTTTctttgaaaacacaaacacagcaacaaataCTCAGAAACATTTACATGATCCAAACGTCTGACACAGAGTCAGCGTATTTAATGTAATATCTTTCGTGCTTGAGTTAAAGAGCCATAGGTAAACACTACAGGATTAGTTTTCTTCCTGTACAACTTCATACAGTGACTGGCAAATCGTTTTCCATTCATTAAGTTTGGCTGAGGAGTTAAATCTTTGCCTCCAGGAGGAAAAAAGGTCTCATATATATGACACTATTCTACACGAATGACAAGTCTGTAATGACAGAATGAGATGAGAAACTGGACGCATAAGCACTGTAAACTGTAACACTGAGGTATTATTCTTTTCAATGAGCGAGCCCT
The DNA window shown above is from Astatotilapia calliptera chromosome 11, fAstCal1.2, whole genome shotgun sequence and carries:
- the gsdmeb gene encoding gasdermin Eb, which codes for MFALATRNFVEEVEDNGSLIPVTSLNDTIALLTVVVKRRRFWCWQKSKYLPTDFNLNDILTGDTPIKPVVVETDFIKYSGRFSDNIQGTVDANFSKYSIKLQGEDSSKLQSSFGSLKKEEIDMQKLLQDSKDKVLDMSHCLIQQTKEKQRRVFGIVKDRIVTTQPCSVIEEVQQGGQCGGNLSTCGPKMTKFLLKENASLGNDSDITMEIPTNTPIAYSLIELKIKHDGQYELCVLSGTNGGFDKVDGTARMKDQPSTSGAPAHSSDNSCLQQELDQLSDHFQLLSALPASTRSALLQQITKLLQDQITISALQDVLEQMCVDKGSASVDFKTTASQKQNFQAILDLLEQSSQEEPTEKSQSTSLHTALHLLISALDEMTNDCLAALEMCCSPAVLGILELLVQCASKNGELPLSAEASSVLTEAIYGKIEHLFASCNVSLRRNGDMVKAEINKQPGNPLVLCIVIRSLASLAQGV